In Bifidobacterium sp. ESL0775, the following are encoded in one genomic region:
- a CDS encoding BspA family leucine-rich repeat surface protein yields the protein MHNNDDFDPPPQVGHPNPLNQPGNTPTSSQAAPSRRDTNASNAAHATESAVAHSDTPSKPDTPSKQDAQDNPQAQAEAAPAAQPDDTSAAWATPSPRVQAATLPMADSPVHARTDAGALAPNKTTTGPLANPDDETGQPQTQGTTPQKPANARGAGRQPAVAGVAADRRARRKNAGNADTAAGAVRTAADHDGAPAGTPQAQDEPEAGPQDTCPATTPAAWDTSNVTWYVDSSCTLHLSGGTHTIDYDVNIPWDSLKTTVTSIHIDGDLTLDGGDNRDPNIFKGMTSLRSVATGATVHLKKRAAISMFWGDTSLATADLSNWDTSQLTDASYMFERCSSLTTEGLKLFPSITADMMGMFEGCSGLTSLDLSTWRPLVTNQMFNACTRLTRINISNWNEEGLIDLFTCWYVCRIKLPESDPPLVALDMRGIDTLCQAHKNELCGTLIADGIGEGYEIPSTVRMLALGPKTILPPHKTNNIAAGTKWYKTSDLNDTDTDCLGQYSGAEDFQDQLDSSDPSGFYMADPYVHNLDKIVIDPNGGTTSVPVYTVDTHPAPPASGTFDVTVPASILTNPAGMLFDGWAFDGAQSPAAPSFQWPFNQHTHATHTLKARWKPASIATPTVGQADASLNGSSWTAGFAASVPARPADTGDSWLEATTGAGGSGRCADPTSCTVSMPLSSLADPAPGTRYHIQAVVKATDRYTASTVSGPTADAYGYLPYVTLIFTAGPQGSGTPPASRSALIDKRTRLARITLPGQEGLIGPAGSYLSSWYNQYYAPGETDVFTQGDGSYMGNGQYAKTMAAQWTALKAGTLSSVSVHARNGDAPTVDLLYTGTAAAELSTLFTDGFTVSYSIDTHQPSGTGSCTISRATQYCQTNGWPAERLTSLTGANRYQYDVAVTATATNPATGQRIAKTGDTTGTLASMKASFDAGTGSAAPDPTADALLDTSFRTAWLTLPARGTMRPPNGASWLGGWAGPSTTYQPGAQNLPASEATSLDGGAHYTLALTAKWNTMANPTLNDPTVQAPAGAAPTYRMYASPGGNAPSGWSMSVASATTGTTLFSCASGSPCNTSSFRPVSDLTSPAPGSAYAVTATVTAPNPDDPSETLTATTTKNSVLPYLTLRYAKGGGTGSTPADAKALIDNTSSSKAYLDIADPTGLTGPSGAAFTGWQAGGRTWQPAPAQAIPQTAGTPGGTGETVVTLTATWSTVAKPTNLTAAYHHNGNTVTLTGKAMGVGGDTVTACMTDGAGETDTCQTSAPNPRTAPEPAPGSQFTPVTAGNPRVETFQVDPTDVGSISITGHIDRDTTFPTPLMTTAHVRICPAGTPAPATGDVPADCSEIVANVNNGYMTMANDNSPWHGRYQPGPRDQDHTTNDASFKGGDGYYDIWAYASFGASTTTVRRMGTPVKIYSRYHYTATPPAAPTTVSWDWSVTFPASQYTSRYGADGQHHFTARQTSQGADGGSQDLQGTLPWLKTTYQPDMPGGTSATAPDPGTSLVDTTQASRPSDLTLARPTDSMEPTDSVFLGWSATPGATTPDTGMGDPSNRTVTLSAPAGSPEADTTLHAVWRTLNQPSVDATASRDHATKDVTITGAATPWTNDETIEATATGLDGQTGSAVGTTQTPTLDTAGAYDGATRHAWTLTLPGAGIPQGGRYRITASAVGDDGAWHGASHRYAKATSTRDVTIPAGGIILHALPLTGGPARRLAALLALLLGATLLTLAATTKLRDKRREQSQGSSR from the coding sequence GTGCATAACAATGACGATTTCGACCCCCCCCCGCAGGTTGGTCACCCAAACCCGCTAAACCAACCCGGTAACACACCCACTTCCAGCCAGGCCGCACCTTCGCGGCGCGACACGAATGCGTCCAACGCCGCCCACGCCACCGAATCCGCTGTCGCCCATTCCGACACCCCGTCCAAGCCAGACACACCATCCAAACAAGACGCCCAGGACAACCCGCAAGCACAAGCAGAAGCCGCGCCCGCCGCGCAACCCGACGACACATCCGCCGCCTGGGCCACACCATCACCACGCGTCCAGGCGGCCACGCTGCCCATGGCCGACAGCCCCGTACACGCCAGAACCGACGCCGGAGCGCTCGCCCCGAACAAGACAACGACCGGCCCATTGGCAAATCCGGATGACGAAACCGGACAGCCGCAGACACAAGGCACGACCCCGCAAAAACCCGCCAACGCGCGCGGCGCCGGCCGCCAACCAGCGGTCGCAGGCGTTGCCGCGGACAGGCGGGCGCGGCGCAAGAACGCGGGCAACGCAGACACGGCCGCGGGGGCGGTGCGCACGGCCGCCGACCACGACGGCGCGCCAGCCGGCACGCCACAGGCGCAAGACGAGCCGGAGGCGGGCCCGCAGGACACGTGCCCGGCCACCACGCCCGCCGCATGGGACACCAGCAACGTCACCTGGTACGTCGACAGCTCCTGCACCCTCCACCTCTCCGGCGGCACCCACACCATCGATTACGACGTAAACATCCCTTGGGACTCGCTGAAGACCACCGTCACCTCCATCCACATCGACGGCGACCTCACCCTAGACGGCGGCGACAACCGCGACCCAAACATTTTCAAAGGCATGACGTCCCTGCGCTCCGTCGCCACCGGCGCCACCGTCCACCTCAAAAAGAGGGCAGCTATCAGCATGTTCTGGGGGGACACGAGCCTGGCGACCGCCGACCTGTCCAACTGGGACACCAGCCAACTCACGGATGCCAGCTACATGTTCGAGAGATGCAGCAGCCTGACAACCGAAGGGCTGAAACTTTTCCCCTCGATCACCGCCGATATGATGGGAATGTTCGAGGGGTGCAGCGGGCTGACCTCCTTGGACCTCTCAACCTGGAGGCCCTTAGTAACTAACCAGATGTTCAACGCGTGCACCCGGCTCACCAGGATCAACATCAGCAATTGGAACGAAGAAGGGCTGATCGACTTGTTCACATGCTGGTACGTGTGCAGGATAAAGCTTCCAGAGTCAGACCCCCCGCTGGTCGCTTTGGATATGCGCGGCATCGACACCCTCTGCCAAGCCCATAAAAATGAGTTGTGCGGCACGCTAATCGCCGATGGGATAGGGGAAGGCTACGAAATACCATCCACGGTGCGTATGCTGGCCCTGGGCCCCAAGACCATCCTGCCCCCTCACAAGACCAACAACATAGCGGCCGGGACGAAGTGGTATAAGACCAGCGACTTAAACGACACGGACACGGACTGCCTGGGCCAGTACTCCGGGGCCGAGGACTTCCAGGACCAGTTGGATTCGTCGGACCCGTCGGGCTTCTACATGGCCGACCCGTATGTCCATAACCTGGACAAGATCGTCATCGACCCGAACGGGGGCACGACCAGCGTGCCCGTCTACACGGTCGACACCCACCCGGCGCCCCCGGCGTCCGGGACGTTCGACGTGACGGTGCCGGCCTCGATCCTGACCAACCCCGCCGGCATGCTCTTCGACGGGTGGGCCTTCGACGGCGCCCAGTCCCCCGCGGCCCCGTCGTTCCAGTGGCCGTTCAACCAGCACACCCACGCGACCCACACCCTCAAGGCCAGATGGAAGCCGGCGTCGATCGCGACGCCGACGGTGGGGCAGGCGGACGCGTCCCTGAACGGGAGCTCGTGGACGGCCGGGTTCGCGGCCAGCGTCCCGGCGCGGCCGGCGGACACGGGCGACAGCTGGCTCGAGGCCACCACGGGCGCCGGCGGCAGCGGCCGCTGCGCCGACCCGACATCCTGCACGGTGTCCATGCCCCTGTCCAGCCTCGCCGACCCGGCGCCCGGCACCCGCTACCACATCCAGGCGGTCGTCAAGGCCACCGACAGGTACACCGCCAGCACCGTCTCCGGGCCCACCGCCGACGCGTACGGCTACCTGCCCTACGTGACCCTCATCTTCACCGCGGGCCCCCAGGGGTCGGGCACGCCGCCAGCCAGCAGGAGCGCCCTCATCGACAAACGCACCCGACTCGCGAGGATCACCCTGCCCGGGCAGGAGGGGCTGATCGGGCCGGCCGGCAGCTACCTCTCCTCCTGGTACAACCAGTACTACGCGCCGGGCGAAACGGACGTGTTCACCCAAGGCGATGGATCCTACATGGGCAACGGGCAGTACGCGAAGACGATGGCGGCCCAATGGACCGCCCTCAAGGCCGGCACGCTGAGCAGCGTGAGCGTGCACGCCCGAAACGGCGACGCTCCCACCGTCGACCTGCTCTACACCGGCACAGCCGCGGCGGAGCTCTCGACCCTGTTCACCGACGGGTTCACCGTCTCCTACTCCATCGACACCCACCAGCCCTCCGGCACCGGCTCCTGCACCATCAGCCGGGCCACGCAATACTGCCAAACCAACGGCTGGCCCGCCGAACGGCTCACGAGCCTGACCGGCGCCAACCGCTACCAATACGACGTGGCCGTCACCGCCACGGCCACCAACCCCGCCACCGGCCAGCGGATCGCCAAAACCGGCGACACGACCGGCACCCTCGCCTCGATGAAGGCCTCCTTCGACGCCGGCACGGGATCGGCCGCGCCGGACCCCACCGCCGACGCCCTGCTCGACACCTCCTTCCGGACGGCCTGGCTGACCCTGCCCGCCCGCGGGACGATGCGCCCGCCGAACGGCGCCTCCTGGCTCGGCGGGTGGGCCGGCCCGTCCACCACCTACCAGCCCGGGGCGCAGAACCTCCCCGCTTCGGAGGCCACGAGCCTGGACGGCGGCGCCCACTACACGCTCGCCCTGACCGCCAAGTGGAACACCATGGCCAACCCGACACTCAACGACCCCACCGTGCAGGCGCCCGCGGGCGCCGCGCCGACCTACAGGATGTACGCCTCCCCGGGCGGGAACGCGCCCTCGGGCTGGTCGATGAGCGTGGCCTCCGCCACCACCGGCACCACCCTGTTCTCCTGTGCCAGCGGCAGCCCCTGCAACACCAGCTCCTTCCGCCCGGTCTCCGATTTGACCAGCCCGGCGCCCGGCAGCGCCTACGCGGTCACCGCCACCGTCACCGCGCCCAACCCCGACGACCCCTCCGAGACCCTCACCGCCACCACGACCAAGAACAGCGTCCTGCCCTACCTCACCCTGCGCTACGCCAAGGGCGGCGGCACCGGCAGCACCCCCGCGGACGCCAAGGCCCTCATCGACAACACCAGCAGCAGCAAGGCCTACCTCGACATCGCCGACCCGACCGGCCTGACCGGCCCCAGCGGGGCCGCGTTCACCGGCTGGCAGGCCGGCGGCCGCACCTGGCAGCCCGCCCCCGCGCAGGCCATCCCCCAGACGGCCGGCACACCGGGCGGCACCGGCGAGACCGTGGTCACCCTGACGGCCACCTGGAGCACCGTCGCCAAACCCACCAACCTCACCGCCGCCTACCACCACAACGGGAACACCGTGACCCTCACGGGCAAGGCGATGGGCGTGGGCGGCGACACCGTCACCGCCTGCATGACCGACGGCGCCGGCGAGACCGACACCTGCCAAACCAGCGCCCCCAACCCGAGGACCGCGCCCGAGCCCGCGCCCGGCAGCCAGTTCACACCCGTCACCGCCGGCAACCCGCGCGTCGAGACGTTCCAGGTCGACCCCACCGACGTGGGCAGCATCAGCATCACCGGCCACATCGACCGCGACACCACCTTCCCCACCCCCCTCATGACCACGGCCCACGTACGCATCTGCCCCGCCGGCACCCCCGCGCCCGCCACCGGGGACGTGCCCGCCGACTGCAGCGAGATCGTGGCCAACGTCAACAACGGCTACATGACCATGGCCAACGACAACAGCCCCTGGCACGGGCGCTACCAACCCGGGCCCAGGGACCAGGACCACACCACCAACGACGCCAGCTTCAAAGGCGGCGACGGCTACTACGACATCTGGGCCTACGCCTCCTTCGGGGCGAGCACCACCACCGTCCGCCGGATGGGCACGCCAGTGAAAATCTACAGCCGCTACCACTACACCGCCACCCCGCCGGCCGCCCCCACCACAGTCAGCTGGGACTGGAGCGTCACCTTCCCCGCCAGCCAGTACACCAGCCGGTACGGCGCCGACGGGCAGCACCACTTCACCGCCCGCCAGACCAGCCAGGGCGCCGACGGCGGCAGCCAGGACCTGCAAGGCACCCTCCCCTGGCTCAAGACCACCTACCAGCCCGACATGCCCGGCGGCACGAGCGCCACCGCGCCCGACCCCGGCACAAGCCTCGTCGACACCACCCAGGCGTCACGGCCCAGCGACCTCACCCTCGCCAGGCCCACCGACAGCATGGAGCCCACCGACAGCGTGTTCCTCGGATGGTCCGCCACCCCGGGCGCCACCACGCCCGACACCGGCATGGGCGACCCCTCCAACCGCACCGTCACCCTCAGCGCGCCCGCGGGATCCCCCGAGGCCGACACCACCCTGCACGCCGTATGGCGCACACTCAACCAGCCCAGCGTCGACGCCACCGCCAGCCGC